GATGCATCTTTACAAGATATTTTCGAAGAACAATTCAGTCATTTATTTATTTTAAAACCCGGAGTTAAAGATTTTAAAAAAGAAGCAAAAAAAGACAAGAGAAAGCTTTGGTTTTTACAAGAGTGGAGAGAGACTCAGAATAATATAGAATTAGTGAAACGTCGTATGCAAGAAGAGTGCAAACAACCAAATTGGGTAGATCCAAAGGCTGAGATATCTATAATCACTGATCAGTTGCTTCATGCATATTACTACACATATTTGATAAAAAAGCATGACGAACATAAGAGTATTGACATAGTGAATAATGAATATCATAAAAATAAACGGAATCCTGAAGGCGCAATAAGAAATGCGATACGTTGGTGGGAAAGTCTTGATTCTGCACCTAACTCTGAAGATGTACACATAAATGAATGGAGCATATCGAATAGAAATATATTAAGCCAAATAAAAGAAAGAGATTTATCAGAAGATGAAATGTTTAAAATTATGAAACAAAATCATGCCGCAAGGAATCATGCTAGACAAATAAAAAATAGCCAATTTAATTTACCAGAAGATTATAAAACTACTATAGAAGAAAGAATAGAACTATATGTACAATGGTTAATGAAACAAAAAACTAAGGATAATTTAATGATTAATGATGTATTAAGGTACTTGCTTTTTCATGACAACCAAAGGATTGAAGAAAGGGTATATGAGAGTGTTTATAACCCTAGATATCATTTAGAGCATTTAGGAAGAAGCATTGTTGGAGAATTAATTGGTTGGGGCAGGCCTGATGTTACATTCTTAAGAAATAATAGAGTTAATAAAGCATTAAAGTGTTTAGGTTTTGACGTTCGATTGTTCTCTGAATAAAAACATTTTGAGCTTACTACAGAACGCTAAACAAAAAAATCTGTTCCAACAATAATTCGTATTTGAGGTTGGTAAATTTTTGGTAAACAATATTGTTCAACAAGAAGAAACCTAAAGTATATAATTCAACTCAAAGATATCCACATAGTTAA
This DNA window, taken from Candidatus Margulisiibacteriota bacterium, encodes the following:
- a CDS encoding phospholipase D-like domain-containing protein; translation: MIELYFDIKTKRNFVLLLGDIPKSVTKISAAVAYTQDPKLVNACIKNNIALEWWGLFNHEISSKMEIVRKAIASSVVKFYPFAEYFHPKVIVFHGYGIYIGSHNITNSAMHDNVEAGVFIHEEDLSDDQKHEINNFFNYLRENSVQATVEDLDKIDEYINMTKTEREEKEKIDASLQDIFEEQFSHLFILKPGVKDFKKEAKKDKRKLWFLQEWRETQNNIELVKRRMQEECKQPNWVDPKAEISIITDQLLHAYYYTYLIKKHDEHKSIDIVNNEYHKNKRNPEGAIRNAIRWWESLDSAPNSEDVHINEWSISNRNILSQIKERDLSEDEMFKIMKQNHAARNHARQIKNSQFNLPEDYKTTIEERIELYVQWLMKQKTKDNLMINDVLRYLLFHDNQRIEERVYESVYNPRYHLEHLGRSIVGELIGWGRPDVTFLRNNRVNKALKCLGFDVRLFSE